One window of Microtus pennsylvanicus isolate mMicPen1 chromosome X, mMicPen1.hap1, whole genome shotgun sequence genomic DNA carries:
- the LOC142840594 gene encoding large ribosomal subunit protein uL23, producing MAPKAKKEAPAPPKAEAKAKALKAKKAVLKGVHSHKKKKIRTSPTFRRPKTLRLRRQPKYPRKSAPRRNKLDHYAIIKFPLTTESAMKKIEDNNTLVFIVDVKANKHQIKQAVKKLYDIDVAKVNTLIRPDGEKKAYVRLAPDYDALDVANKIGII from the coding sequence ATGGCGCCGAAAGCgaagaaggaagctcctgcccctcccaaagCCGAAGCTAAAGCGAAGGCCTTGAAAGCCAAGAAGGCAGTGCTGAAAGGCGtccacagccacaaaaagaagaagatcCGCACATCGCCCACCTTTCGGCGTCCCAAGACCCTGCGGCTACGAAGGCAGCCTAAATACCCCCGGAAGAGCGCGCCTAGGAGGAACAAGCTTGACCACTATGCCATCATCAAATTCCCCCTGACCACCgagtcagccatgaagaagatagaagacaacaacacacttgtgttcattgtggacgtcaaggccaacaagcaccagatcaaacaggctgtgaagaaactctaTGACATCGATGTGGCCAAAGTCAACACCCTCATAAGGCCCGACGGAGAGAAGAAGGCGTATGTTCGGTTGGCTCCTGATTATGATGCTCTGGATGTTGCCAACAAGATTGGAATCATCTAA